Part of the Periplaneta americana isolate PAMFEO1 chromosome 4, P.americana_PAMFEO1_priV1, whole genome shotgun sequence genome is shown below.
tacatcaattttatgtatttaaatacaaaatactttcgaaaatccttacaaattacaaaatacaaatgtatttcaaatatgtatttcaaatactgcccagccctgatcaTGACACATCTACTGTAGGCGGACTACCGACATTGTATTGAATCATCATTTGGTATCAGCTGCGCTGATTTGAAATTCTGTACACCAGATACAACGCATGACAATTTCGCAGTACTGGGTTAAAACAcgagggtcattccatgcaaaaaagtatgttatTGAACCATGATGtcccaaaagttaaaaatattgtagtaggatactttgtatgttctaaatatgaatttcacgcaatattatatttatatacttcATAGTTTGGCAACAatcgatatttaaaatatttgtttagcAAAGAACAGGGTTTCATTCATTGAACTTTTCTTACTATGTACCTAAAAAATGTATgtgcatatttttttattgttctgtgaTGTTTACCACACAAAGAAAGCTGCGTGCTTGTTATGTGTAACATTCAAACAGATGTAATCTCCATAtgcattgaaaattggacacatgtttatattaacttttttttactcagaatagtccatatttactattcctcctgaatcgatatgtatatatacttttttttttttcaggaagagTTACATGATATAGGCGTGATAGAGGACGAGATGAATCTGGACGTAACAACAGAGAATGATGAATTCTTGGCTGAGAGGTGAGCTTTAGATTTAGTCTTTTCGTTCACTGTTTCAGTAAAGGATGATGTGAGACATACATTTACGAGGGGtagtcataaagttttaattatgacctcgaaaaaatgaagctgcgaccatgaagtttggtgatggtgttagtccttttctacatattcaccctTCAACGCGACACATTTTTCCCAATGATGGATGACTTGACTGAGGCCTTGgttgtagaagtctgcattttggctGTTCAGGAAACGTTCCACCTCAAAAATCGTCTCGTCGTCATTCTGGAAATGCTTGCCACGCAATGGTTTCTTCATCTGAGGAAAGAGGAAAAAGTCACTGGGTGCCATATCAGGAGAATACGGGGGGTGGAAACACATGGATTCACCACCGCCGAAAAAGGCGAAGACCCAACCATCATCAGGCAAGGTGATGCTGAGTGTTTTTTGGGACATCCAATGTGTGGTGCTGACACATTATGCTCAGAAGGGGCAAACCATCAGCAGGAGCATACTACTGAAATCTCCTGACGAGGTTACGGGAGGCTATCAAGACGAAGCGTCGCGGGAAGCTGTCCAAGGGGGTCcttttgcttcatgacaacgccccAGCTCATTCTGCACAGGACACAGTCACACATGCTGCTTCTTTAGGCTATCAAATTTTGCCCGTATTCTCCTGATATGGCACCCAGtgacttcttcctctttcctcataTGAAGAAACCATTGCATGGCAGGCATTTCGAGAATGACGACGAGGTGATTTTTGAGATGGAACGTTTCCTGAACagccaaaatgcagacttctacaacCAAGGCCTCCGTCAAGTCATCCATCGTTGGGAAAAATGTGTCGCGTTGCAGgctgaatatgtagaaaaggacTAACACCATCACTAAGTCTCATGGTCGCAGCTTCATTTTTTCGAGGTGataattattattcggttgagaaacttttatcatccagtctgctgtcgaaaaatctgaaagttagaatttataaaacagttatattaccggttgttctgtatggttgtgaaactttgagggaggaacataggttaagggtgtttgagaataaggtgcttaggaaaatatttggggctaagagggatgaagttagaggagaatggagaaagttacacaacacagaactgcacgcattgtattcttcacctgacataattaggaacattaaatccagacgtttgagatgggcagggcatgtagcacgtatgggcgaatccagaaatacatatagagtgttagttgggagaccagagggaaaaagacctttagggagaccgagacgtagatgggaaaataatattaaaatgggtttgagggaggtgggatatgatgatagagactggattaatcttgctcaggatagggacctatggcgggcttatgtgagggcggcaatgaacctctgggttccttaaaagccagtaagtaagtaagtattaaaactTTATGACTACCCCTCGTATAATGAAACATTCTCTTTATAGAGGGAGTGGTTTAAGGTTGGCTCAGTAGTTCTTACACTTAGACATACACACTGATTATACAAAACATTTGGAATTAATGTTTACAGTACCCCATGAACAACTTGAAGTGGATGTCGGTGCATCCCTAAGTTTACGTAACCACATATCTTTCACTATTTTTTACAGAACTATACAAACACATCACGATAGTATCGGAGAATCAGACAACTCTGAAGTTTGGAGGAACGAAATATCACAGTGTTACACCCTGACTGAAGAAGAATGGGCCTCAATTGATGAGTCTGCAGAAAATTGTATCCCTGTGGACAACACAGTCAGGGAAGAAGCTTTCTGTTGCGAAATTTGCCACAAAGTGTTTACAACGAGCGACAGTTCGGTGAAACACTTGAGTACACACAAACAGGAAAATCCGGATATATGGAAATTTTTGGGCGAGTGTTTAGGAACTTCAAATAGTTCTAAACAACAAATTTCCACCCATGCGTTGGAGAAGTCTTTCACTTGCGATTTCTGTGGTGAGGACTTCCCAACATCAGTCGCTCGTGACAACCACACACGCACGCACTCTGGCGAGGACATATTGAAGCTTCTTTTAAATGGAGAACAGCTGCAGAGTAAAAAATCAAGCAAAAAGTTACGCCGTGATCTCACGTTTTGTCCAGGGGTTTGTGACACTGAGGTAAATGGTGCTCGTTGATGATGTTGAGTGTTAGTTTCCAATTAGTGTTCGGTTGTCTCAGACTGTACAGTGTGTTCTATGTATCCTACACGGTGTCCACATTCTGGAAAGTCAGTGGTAGTCAAGGAAGTTAAATTCTTTAACAATATGAATGCACTCGTACTGCTTCagttatgcaattttttttttaattttcattagattttcttTGTTTAAGTTTGACAAACAATGCAGTTATGGCTAAGCAGTGTATATTTCCCGATTATCTTATTTCTAGTCTCTTCCGTCCTAAAATCGAAGTCAAAACTGGGGAGTGATACAGTATCACTTGTTTTCTAtgctgttttcgctgtaagaaaaatcctaatgtaaacacaatcacgtggctgtcatactcgtgattggctcacagtcgaaacactcacacgacgcaggaaaatatagtccgtatttggaaacaaTCATCttctattatatgaaaataaaaaattaaattctagtttttaaatacaatgaagcatataacttcactcatatgtaaaatgatatgtaaaagaaaagctacttttatattttgttatgtgctatgaacgcggatgaatacaaacagtaacaccgaggtaatctgttcttgtaacaagctggcgtcacttgggctcgtagttgttcacgtaagcacgtggtactgaagtatggcttctgcatcctcggtgtgtgtggttattaaacataggagtggaaaccttctcaaaagcggagaaaaacaaatagtcttaaatgtatataataagttaaatgagttttagtggcagtaattataaagaaaatgtttcctaagcaaacgaatgcatagtagtgaggttaggcctacttgacgagtaacgggaaatgtttaacatgaaacagaatgtacaacagtagatgggaacacgtactgagaatctatggcgccaaacagcggccaatgaagcctcacttcagtcacgtgctattgtttacattaggatttttcttacagcaaaaagATTGTATCATGTTTTAACACTATTCTGAAAAAAGTTACTGAAGgtgcatctacatggttcaacttttctttcaactttaagcattcaagcaatgcatgcaagagtgaacgaaacgcattcaattgtgGATGCTTTTTCCACATAAAATGAGAGCGCATGCGgcaattgaaagctacccatCGCTGGTGGATATCTTGCGtgtatttcgttcaacagtagcatGAAGCGAGCAGCTGACTGTTTTAGGTGgccgtgaataaactgaaaatccTTTTGTTCGGTGATGGTGGACCTTTGAAATTGAGAATGGCAGCAAGTATGTTTAGCTTTATTGAAGGTTGTCACAAATAGGAGTGTCTTTGGagtgttcaaccacaattttATGAATCAAGTAGTAAGTGTTGGATTGATATTTAaacgtagtgaagatgacgtccAAAACGGCTCActgtgtagacacaaaatctgcatgcatcttaattgaacaactgcttccgtggtctgttggtcagcatgctggcttccagatcaggaggtcccgggttcgattcccgggttcgGTGCTCGGTGAATTTTCTTGAAGAAAAAGAATTccttgggtgtctagagtctggaaatttatatgaatgtgagtgtgattgtgagtgtgccaggttaatattaattaatcaatcatcacaaatataaaaatacatcaggactgtcgctgggcagtaacctgaacacatgtttcagcgtcacattgttgacaagtaccacaaccataaagcatctaatagatactATAGAGTTGCCAACCACAAGGAAAAAAACTTAATTGAACGttcgttttcaacttgattctttcaatattctcttcAGATTGCATGTGTAAATGTATGGacaattgaactgtgtagatgcaccttaagaGTGTAATTCTTGGGAGCCACTCAGTTTTTGCTGTGTtgctttttaattaaaaaattgttttgtaattttcattaaatttgtaaaataaatataaaaacagaaagaaaaatgaaagctaAGAAGTGCACAGAGCTAGGCCAGCTATGAAAATGGTGGAGACTAGTTTTCTTGCTACTGGCTGGTCAGGGAAAATCAGGTTTCCACCCCCTCCCCCAAATTAATGTGCACACCTGTCCTAGCTTCCTTGTCATACTaacaaattattcatttgttattgttttacGACTTTGATCATACCCTAATCATTGAACAGCAATGTGATTTTGTTCGCTCCATTACCCACACATGCAATTCTTACAGTTGTCCACGTTCTGCCTGCACACTGACTCCTGACAAGTGACAGTGTAAAAGCCAAGACTACCAACCACTTGCACAGACGAGAAGAGCACCTAATATACAATGTGCAAGCATGGAACAAAAGAATAGCTGTTGTTAAtgaatagaatttaaaaaaatttgatctTAACATATTGCAGAAGGTGCTCAAAATATTAATCAGAAAACAACACTAATTGTGGTTTGAGACATCACTATCTATTATTTGAAGAAACTGTTTGCAATAAGCATTTCTGGCAACGAGATCTCTAGGACTTAAACTTTACACTTCAGTCACTTTATAAGATCTAAATTGTAGTCTTTTATTGCTTTGTGagcaaaagaataaaaaatttcGGCTTAATGTGCAAGTTTTCTAGGAGATTTCTTGAGACTTTCCCTAATGTCCTGAAACTTTTGACGCATTAacaataggattttttttttttacctttttattcaacattaaaccagatcctacgatcagatttgaaaactcagccactcaaccatctgaagtgaatgaagagaaaaagatCTACGAGCCCACAATTCTGTTCGTATCAGTCAAGTACAGCATTAAgcaatcacagttaccggtctcttctttggagtaagaggcaccattccgaaaacctttgtaaagtTGAGGGAAAAATAGAAGCTGAAGTGAGAAATTCAAGATGTCATCGCACCACCATAATAAAGTTTTCCGTAGcgatatttcgccagcatctttatggAGTACACTCAGTTTAAATTGTACTAGTCTGTTTATGTCATGTCttaatttcttttgtttgaaacctgtttgtattgtttttcattttaaattttactatgAGCTGTTCTGTGTCGCAAGCAAACCCGAAATGTTGAGTCagactaataataaatacagaaattgcACTATAGTAAATATGTGTATCCTAACAGCTGTgatcaatatttaaattgatttttgtGCGAGTATTTGAACCCTATGTTAATTTACCTGCATATTTATATCTGACTAACTTCAATATGGCAACAACTACATAATCATGAAATATTCTGACAATGTAATCAGTTTAGGATACatcataatattttacattgactattacacttctactatgtcatactacttttgaccaataaaacagtacgaaaggatatatttcatggctgtttattgctacaatttcattacttccctagcatgtttgtttttatcgcttccctagcatttgtttgtctttgtcacttccctagcatttgcttctttgtttgccaacatttcaaaatgtcaATTCTTTACAGCACTATAAAACaggctttgcgatcgtcatttgttttcccGCATAGGTAGCCAACTGAAAATGGAGATTCTGCTCAAACGTTTTggtaaagctaacattagtgaaatagaattttaataagtcaatacctattttattatattagagtactttatttcttctgacctgtcgacctggttggcgagttgatatagcgctggccttctatgcccaaggttgcgggttcgatcctgggccaggtcgatggcatttaagtgtacttaaatgcgacaggctcatgtcagtagatttactggcatgtaaaagaactcctgtgggacaaaattccgccacatctggcaacgctgatataaactctgcagttgcgtcattaaataaaccataacattttttcttctgatctttatatactttcatttgcttttatcacttccctatcatttgtttctttgtttccctacatttcaaactgcaaattctttacggtactataaagcaTGCTTTGCTATTGTCATTTGTAAACTGCATAgataaacaactaaaaatggcggctctgttcaaacattttgatgaagctaacattagtggaatagaattttagtaagtcaattaatattttcttgtattagagtactttatttcttctaatctttatatactttcttctaatcatgtaatagtcaattaaatcccacccgagttttgattttctctagataactccaaacctctagtgagattactgttaataaatatatttatattcagtGAGCACACAGCGATCgtttttacaattaatttaaacaaactgAATTTAAGTGTATTTAGTATGTAGCCTAGGTATTTTATGCAGTTTGACAATGAACACTATAAACTTATTTGTGATTAATTTGTAACTACATAGTACAACACATTTTAGATTATATAACTTCATCACACATTGTATGTTTCAGTGTACATTtatgcaattttaaattttacttgaTATCGTATTACCCATTGTGTGAAGATGCCTCAAAGGTGAAAACGTTTACACAATAAATGTATATAATGTAAACTATTTTAGTATTACATTGGTTATGATAAGTCATAtgactgatttataatttattacttacttacaaatggcttttaaggaacccggaggttcattgccaccctcacataagcccaccaacagtccctatcctgagcaagattaatctagtttctacaatcatatcccacctccctcaaatccattttaatattatcctctcatctacgtttcggcctttaTTGATAATTGattactttattcatttattaaaatggtAAAGTTTACCTGGAGCTCGGCTATTCATGGACACGATTCTTTTATGTATCATAAATCTAAAACACAAGACCCCAGCTTTACTTTCCTTCCAAGGGGAAGCCAGGCCAAGGctctgtatacttacttactggcttttaaggaaccggaggttcattgccgccctcacataagcccaccattagtccctatcctgagctagattaatccattctctatcatcatatcccacctcccttaaatccattttaatattatcttcccacctatgtctcggcctccccaaaggtatttttccctccggcctctcaactaacactctatatgcatttctggattcgcccatatgtgctacatgccctgcccatctcaaacgtctggatttaatgttcctaattatgtcagataaagaatacaatgcttgcagttctgtgttgtgtaactttctctattctcctgtaacttcagccctcttgtATAGCTCTTAAAAATCCTTGTCCTTCAGGTTTGAACCTCCTAACATCAGGTTCAGTGGCAAGCATAATAGCTACTAGCTGGCAACTTTTGCATGGTTTGATATCTGATCACGCCCTTGCGTCTGTTTTGTACAGTCCAACACTCTTCTACGTGGTTCCATAATAAACTTGAGTCATATCTCTCTGCTTTATTCCAGAAAGAGTCATGTGGTCGAGAATCAGCTCCAGAGGAGCAAAATCTGGAAGTTGCAGCAAAGAAAAAAGAAGTCTTAACTGAAAGGTGAGTAGGCCCTATACTGTGTGTGTCTTGATTTGGAGTATTTTCATTCTCTGTTTATGATAAAATATAAGTTACCGGTACATTTTTATACATTGAGGCATGCCCTTCTTTGGAGTGATTAGTGTAGGAAGGTCATAACTTCAGGAAATGAATACTGAAGCCATTTTAAGTAAAAATGCTTATATTAACTGAGGTCCAATTTCGAATATTAAAGAGCTATGTTCATTTATttgctataaataaatacatcacagTGCTTTGTGTGCCACCATGTGATTACAGCACTCTGTCTGTCTTATATAATCTATATCTCTGCCCAGTGTTGGAGTCATCATAAGATAGAGctttgccaactgagctactgAGATGGCTAAGTGAAGATTATTGTCGATAGGTGCTTCCCAAGACATTTTGCTCATTTTCCGTCTGCACTATTATTTGACATACAATATAGTAAATATTTATCACAGATTTGAAACACGATTTTATCAACACAATTGATTATTGCAGATGTCCTAAGAATACTGCATTATGGAGAGTGCCTATATTTTGCATGCGTAAAAAAGAGCCAATCACAATTGCAGTGCTACCATCCATTGTTGTTTAAAAACTTGAATCTAAACATAAGCAGTGCATCCAATCTTACGACTTTCGATATTATTAAAACGATCTTTTGTTTATAATGAGATGCGTCTATTACGttgggaatttttttttaattctaacgcGAAAAATGTGGGTGCGTCCATTACGCTGGTAAATACGGTAAATAAAAAATTGGTGCTGTTAATTCCAACAACATGGAACACGAAGTATGTAGTAAAAGGGCTTGatggtattatattacattacaaaaattgtGTGACTTCAGAACTTGGAACTGCAAAACCACTCAACCACGTCATCTGAGCATTGGAGGTATCCTCAATGGTGAAGTGCCAAATACAGAAATATCTCAACACTGTGACCTGCAGCTGCAAGAACCCACAGCCATGCAGTGCTGTCCTCCGAATTCT
Proteins encoded:
- the LOC138698634 gene encoding zinc finger protein 479-like isoform X1, whose protein sequence is MQESSVLDLHLTGLKMESVDPGYELVSTVGFGKTPVSITFPVVKSEPEEELHDIGVIEDEMNLDVTTENDEFLAERTIQTHHDSIGESDNSEVWRNEISQCYTLTEEEWASIDESAENCIPVDNTVREEAFCCEICHKVFTTSDSSVKHLSTHKQENPDIWKFLGECLGTSNSSKQQISTHALEKSFTCDFCGEDFPTSVARDNHTRTHSGEDILKLLLNGEQLQSKKSSKKLRRDLTFCPGVCDTEKESCGRESAPEEQNLEVAAKKKEVLTERTWNCKTTQPRHLSIGGILNGEVPNTEISQHCDLQLQEPTAMQCCPPNSVHREEIELSCPFQRNIFNMGFTKDASREHSGIYTDERLFKCKICGADKMTSYLLRIHMRLHKGEKLKCNTCAKFLQRLN
- the LOC138698634 gene encoding zinc finger protein 479-like isoform X2; amino-acid sequence: MESVDPGYELVSTVGFGKTPVSITFPVVKSEPEEELHDIGVIEDEMNLDVTTENDEFLAERTIQTHHDSIGESDNSEVWRNEISQCYTLTEEEWASIDESAENCIPVDNTVREEAFCCEICHKVFTTSDSSVKHLSTHKQENPDIWKFLGECLGTSNSSKQQISTHALEKSFTCDFCGEDFPTSVARDNHTRTHSGEDILKLLLNGEQLQSKKSSKKLRRDLTFCPGVCDTEKESCGRESAPEEQNLEVAAKKKEVLTERTWNCKTTQPRHLSIGGILNGEVPNTEISQHCDLQLQEPTAMQCCPPNSVHREEIELSCPFQRNIFNMGFTKDASREHSGIYTDERLFKCKICGADKMTSYLLRIHMRLHKGEKLKCNTCAKFLQRLN